A genomic window from Onychostoma macrolepis isolate SWU-2019 chromosome 22, ASM1243209v1, whole genome shotgun sequence includes:
- the ankrd29 gene encoding ankyrin repeat domain-containing protein 29 isoform X2 produces the protein MLKKETPLANAVFWAARKGNLALLQLLLNSGRVDVDCKDGYGTSALMVASYSGHYECVRELILQGANINLQRETGSTSLFFASQQGHNEIVKLLFEFGASTEFRTKDGGTALSAACQYGHSRVVETLLKNGANVHDQLNDGATALFLASQEGHVTVIRQLLSSGAKVNQPREDGTAPLWMAAQMGHSEVVKVLLLRGADRDADRKDGSTALFKAAHKGHCNVIEELLKFSPSLGLLKNGSTALHAAVMGGNPKTIELLLKANADPGLPNKNNELPEDLTKNERILRVLRLPLLNGGS, from the exons ATGCTGAAG AAGGAGACGCCGCTTGCCAACGCTGTGTTTTGGGCAGCGAGGAAAGGGAACTTGGCTTTGCTTCAGCTGTTGTTGAACAGCGGCCGAGTGGATGTCGACTGCAAAGACGGA TACGGTACCTCAGCATTAATGGTGGCTTCATACAGCGGTCATTATGAGTGTGTCCGGGAACTCATCTTGCAAGGTGCAAATATTAACCTGCAGAGAGAG ACAGGTTCCACCTCTCTCTTCTTCGCTTCACAGCAGGGCCACAATGAAATTGTCAAGCTCCTGTTTGAATTTGGAGCGTCCACAGAGTTTCGGACAAAG GACGGCGGCACGGCGCTCTCCGCAGCCTGTCAGTACGGTCACTCCAGAGTGGTGGAGACCCTTCTGAAGAACGGCGCCAACGTCCACGACCAGCTCAAT GATGGTGCGACGGCCTTATTTTTGGCGTCCCAAGAGGGTCATGTGACCGTAATACGGCAGCTTTTGTCATCCGGGGCTAAAGTCAATCAACCGCGAGAG GATGGCACAGCTCCGCTCTGGATGGCAGCCCAGATGGGACACAGTGAGGTGGTCAAAGTTCTGCTGCTGCGAGGTGCAGACCGTGACGCAGATAGAAAa GACGGCTCCACGGCTCTGTTCAAAGCTGCACATAAAGGCCACTGTAACGTCATCGAGGAGCTCCTCAAGTTCTCTCCTTCACTCGGCCTTCTGAAG AACGGTTCTACAGCTCTTCATGCCGCCGTCATGGGCGGGAATCCAAAAACTATCGAACTTCTGCTGAAGGCAAATGCTGATCCAGGTTTACCCAACAAG AATAATGAACTGCCGGAGGATCTGACGAAGAATGAGCGCATCCTGAGAGTCCTGCGCCTGCCGCTGCTGAACGGAGGAAGTTGA
- the ankrd29 gene encoding ankyrin repeat domain-containing protein 29 isoform X4 — translation MSFKKETPLANAVFWAARKGNLALLQLLLNSGRVDVDCKDGYGTSALMVASYSGHYECVRELILQGANINLQRETGSTSLFFASQQGHNEIVKLLFEFGASTEFRTKDGGTALSAACQYGHSRVVETLLKNGANVHDQLNDGATALFLASQEGHVTVIRQLLSSGAKVNQPREDGTAPLWMAAQMGHSEVVKVLLLRGADRDADRKDGSTALFKAAHKGHCNVIEELLKFSPSLGLLKNGSTALHAAVMGGNPKTIELLLKANADPGLPNKNNELPEDLTKNERILRVLRLPLLNGGS, via the exons ATGTCTTTCAAG AAGGAGACGCCGCTTGCCAACGCTGTGTTTTGGGCAGCGAGGAAAGGGAACTTGGCTTTGCTTCAGCTGTTGTTGAACAGCGGCCGAGTGGATGTCGACTGCAAAGACGGA TACGGTACCTCAGCATTAATGGTGGCTTCATACAGCGGTCATTATGAGTGTGTCCGGGAACTCATCTTGCAAGGTGCAAATATTAACCTGCAGAGAGAG ACAGGTTCCACCTCTCTCTTCTTCGCTTCACAGCAGGGCCACAATGAAATTGTCAAGCTCCTGTTTGAATTTGGAGCGTCCACAGAGTTTCGGACAAAG GACGGCGGCACGGCGCTCTCCGCAGCCTGTCAGTACGGTCACTCCAGAGTGGTGGAGACCCTTCTGAAGAACGGCGCCAACGTCCACGACCAGCTCAAT GATGGTGCGACGGCCTTATTTTTGGCGTCCCAAGAGGGTCATGTGACCGTAATACGGCAGCTTTTGTCATCCGGGGCTAAAGTCAATCAACCGCGAGAG GATGGCACAGCTCCGCTCTGGATGGCAGCCCAGATGGGACACAGTGAGGTGGTCAAAGTTCTGCTGCTGCGAGGTGCAGACCGTGACGCAGATAGAAAa GACGGCTCCACGGCTCTGTTCAAAGCTGCACATAAAGGCCACTGTAACGTCATCGAGGAGCTCCTCAAGTTCTCTCCTTCACTCGGCCTTCTGAAG AACGGTTCTACAGCTCTTCATGCCGCCGTCATGGGCGGGAATCCAAAAACTATCGAACTTCTGCTGAAGGCAAATGCTGATCCAGGTTTACCCAACAAG AATAATGAACTGCCGGAGGATCTGACGAAGAATGAGCGCATCCTGAGAGTCCTGCGCCTGCCGCTGCTGAACGGAGGAAGTTGA
- the cts12 gene encoding procathepsin L: MFDTYQAQWVALFALLMWAPLQVAADSEEEAPSNWALWKRLHQISYDEESDEVQRQIIWETNMQMIDKNNDDFRFGLSTFSMAMNKYGDLTKMEYKRLLGATINGPINRRGKVESAQTLRVNANRLGLTNVDYRAQGYVTEVKDQGYCGSCWAFSTTGAIEGQLFKRTGRLMSLSEQQLVDCSRSYGTYGCSGAWMANAYDYVIHKGLESSDTYPYTSADSQPCFYDRSSVVARISDYRFIPARDEQALADAVATIGPITVAIDADHPSFLFYSSGIYKESNCNPNNLNHAVLVVGYGSEGGKDYWIIKNSWGTGWGEGGYMRMIRNGKNTCGIASYALYPIV, encoded by the exons ATGTTCG ATACGTATCAAGCACAGTGGGTGGCGCTGTTTGCTCTCCTGATGTGGGCACCTCTGCAGGTGGCAGCAGATTCAGAAGAGGAAGCCCCCTCAAATTGGGCGTTGTGGAAAAGGCTTCATCAAATATCCTACGATGAGGAG AGTGACGAAGTTCAGAGACAAATCATCTGGGAGACCAATATGCAAATGATTGATAAAAACAACGACGATTTCCGCTTCGGATTGTCGACGTTTAGCATGGCAATGAACAAATACGGTGACCTC ACCAAGATGGAGTACAAACGTTTGCTGGGCGCCACAATTAATGGGCCGATAAACAGGAGAGGAAAGGTTGAATCCGCTCAGACGCTCCGTGTCAATGCTAACAGACTGGGATTGACCAATGTGGATTATCGAGCACAAGGATATGTGACTGAAGTCAAAGATCAG ggataCTGTGGGTCTTGCTGGGCCTTTAGCACTACAGGCGCCATTGAAGGACAGCTGTTCAAGAGGACGGGGCGGTTGATGTCCCTCAGCGAGCAGCAGCTGGTGGACTGTTCCAGGTCGTACGGCACGTATGGCTGCAGCGGAGCCTGGATGGCGAACGCCTATGATTACGTGATACATAAAGGGTTGGAGAGCTCTGACACTTACCCCTATACTTCAGCG GATAGTCAGCCCTGTTTCTATGACAGAAGTTCAGTTGTCGCCAGGATCAGTGATTACAGATTCATCCCGGCCAGAGATGAACAGGCACTGGCTGACGCCGTGGCAACCATCGGTCCAATCACTGTTGCCATAGATGCTGATCATCCAAGCTTCCTCTTCTACAGCTCAG GAATTTACAAGGAATCTAACTGTAACCCTAACAATCTCAACCATGCTGTGCTTGTGGTTGGTTATGGCTCAGAGGGGGGCAAAGACTACTGGATCATCAAAAACAG TTGGGGAACAGGATGGGGTGAAGGAGGCTACATGCGAATGATCCGCAATGGCAAAAACACTTGCGGGATCGCCAGCTATGCTCTTTATCCCATTGTGTGA
- the ankrd29 gene encoding ankyrin repeat domain-containing protein 29 isoform X1: MSPALYTIMLKKETPLANAVFWAARKGNLALLQLLLNSGRVDVDCKDGYGTSALMVASYSGHYECVRELILQGANINLQRETGSTSLFFASQQGHNEIVKLLFEFGASTEFRTKDGGTALSAACQYGHSRVVETLLKNGANVHDQLNDGATALFLASQEGHVTVIRQLLSSGAKVNQPREIVFLGQDGTAPLWMAAQMGHSEVVKVLLLRGADRDADRKDGSTALFKAAHKGHCNVIEELLKFSPSLGLLKNGSTALHAAVMGGNPKTIELLLKANADPGLPNKNNELPEDLTKNERILRVLRLPLLNGGS, translated from the exons ATGTCTCCTGCGTTATATACCATCATGCTGAAG AAGGAGACGCCGCTTGCCAACGCTGTGTTTTGGGCAGCGAGGAAAGGGAACTTGGCTTTGCTTCAGCTGTTGTTGAACAGCGGCCGAGTGGATGTCGACTGCAAAGACGGA TACGGTACCTCAGCATTAATGGTGGCTTCATACAGCGGTCATTATGAGTGTGTCCGGGAACTCATCTTGCAAGGTGCAAATATTAACCTGCAGAGAGAG ACAGGTTCCACCTCTCTCTTCTTCGCTTCACAGCAGGGCCACAATGAAATTGTCAAGCTCCTGTTTGAATTTGGAGCGTCCACAGAGTTTCGGACAAAG GACGGCGGCACGGCGCTCTCCGCAGCCTGTCAGTACGGTCACTCCAGAGTGGTGGAGACCCTTCTGAAGAACGGCGCCAACGTCCACGACCAGCTCAAT GATGGTGCGACGGCCTTATTTTTGGCGTCCCAAGAGGGTCATGTGACCGTAATACGGCAGCTTTTGTCATCCGGGGCTAAAGTCAATCAACCGCGAGA GATTGTGTTTTTGGGTCAGGATGGCACAGCTCCGCTCTGGATGGCAGCCCAGATGGGACACAGTGAGGTGGTCAAAGTTCTGCTGCTGCGAGGTGCAGACCGTGACGCAGATAGAAAa GACGGCTCCACGGCTCTGTTCAAAGCTGCACATAAAGGCCACTGTAACGTCATCGAGGAGCTCCTCAAGTTCTCTCCTTCACTCGGCCTTCTGAAG AACGGTTCTACAGCTCTTCATGCCGCCGTCATGGGCGGGAATCCAAAAACTATCGAACTTCTGCTGAAGGCAAATGCTGATCCAGGTTTACCCAACAAG AATAATGAACTGCCGGAGGATCTGACGAAGAATGAGCGCATCCTGAGAGTCCTGCGCCTGCCGCTGCTGAACGGAGGAAGTTGA
- the LOC131530458 gene encoding vacuolar protein sorting-associated protein 4B-like, giving the protein MTNANLQKAIDLASRASEEDKAKNYEEALRLYQHAIQYFLHVVKYEAQGDKAKQSIRAKCADYLDRAEQLKQYLKKKESAPPSKPVKVPQSDDKGTDTDDGDAEKKKFQNQLQGAIVMEKPNIKWDDVAGLEGAKEALKEAVILPIKFPHLFTGKRTPWRGILLFGPPGTGKSYLAKAVATEANNSTFFSISSSDLVSKWLGESEKLVKNLFSLAREHKPSIIFIDEIDSMCGSRNENESEAARRIKTEFLVQMQGVGNDNEGILVLGATNIPWTLDSAIRRRFEKRIYIPLPEKHARSAMFKLHLGSTPNSLNEEDFITLGKKTDGYSGADISIVVRDALMQPIRKVQSASHFKKVRGKAWNNPDVVVDDLLTPCSPNDPGAIHMTWVDVASDKLLEPIVSLEDMLKSLERTKPTVNEEDLEKLKKFTEDFGQEG; this is encoded by the exons ATGACAAATGCTAATTTACAG AAAGCCATTGATTTGGCCAGCAGAGCCTCTGAGGAGGACAAGGCCAAAAACTATGAGGAAGCTCTGCGCCTCTATCAACATGCAATCCAGTATTTTCTTCATGTGGTAAAAT ATGAAGCTCAGGGTGACAAGGCCAAGCAGAGCATCAGAGCGAAGTGTGCTGATTATCTGGACCGAGCGGAGCAGCTCAAGCAGTACCTGAAGAAGAAAGAGAGCGCGCCGCCCTCCAAACCTGTCAAAGTTCCCCAGTCTGACGATAAAGG GACTGACACTGATGATGGCGATGCAGAGAAAAAGAAATTCCAAAATCAACTCCAAG GTGCTATTGTCATGGAGAAACCCAACATTAAGTGGGATGATGTTGCTGGTTTGGAAGGAGCCAAAGAGGCCCTTAAAGAAGCGGTCATCCTGCCAATCAAATTCCCTCATCTTTTCACTG GGAAACGCACTCCGTGGAGAGGGATTCTGCTCTTTGGTCCTCCAGGAACAGGAAAGTCCTACCTGGCTAAAGCGGTGGCTACCGAGGCCAACAACTCCACCTTCTTCTCCATCTCGTCATCAGACCTGGTGTCCAAGTGGCTGGGAGAGAGCGAGAA GTTAGTGAAGAATCTGTTCAGTTTGGCTCGGGAGCACAAGCCTTCAATCATCTTCATCGATGAGATTGACTCCATGTGCGGCTCCAGAAACGAGAACGAGAGCGAAGCGGCCCGCAGGATCAAGACTGAGTTTCTGGTCCAGATGCAAG GCGTAGGAAACGACAATGAAGGAATTCTGGTCCTTGGAGCGACGAACATCCCCTGGACGCTGGATTCTGCCATCAGGAGAAG GTTTGAAAAGCGCATCTACATCCCTCTTCCTGAGAAGCACGCTCGCTCCGCCATGTTCAAGCTGCACCTCGGCTCCACTCCCAATAGCCTCAACGAAGAGGATTTCATAACTCTTGGGAAGAAGACTGACGGCTACTCGGGTGCTGACATCAGCATCGTCGTTCGTGATGCCCTCATGCAGCCCATCCGCAAAGTTCAGTCTGCGTCCCACTTCAAAAAG GTCAGAGGAAAGGCGTGGAACAACCCAGATGTTGTGGTGGATGACCTCTTGACGCCCTGCTCTCCAAACGACCCAGGCGCGATCCACATGACCTGGGTGGATGTAGCGAGTGATAAACTCCTGGAGCCGATAGTCAGCTTG GAGGACATGTTGAAGTCACTTGAGAGAACCAAGCCCACTGTGAACGAGGAGGATCTGGAGAAGCTGAAGAAGTTCACTGAGGACTTTGGCCAGGAGGGATGA
- the ankrd29 gene encoding ankyrin repeat domain-containing protein 29 isoform X3, with protein MSFKKETPLANAVFWAARKGNLALLQLLLNSGRVDVDCKDGYGTSALMVASYSGHYECVRELILQGANINLQRETGSTSLFFASQQGHNEIVKLLFEFGASTEFRTKDGGTALSAACQYGHSRVVETLLKNGANVHDQLNDGATALFLASQEGHVTVIRQLLSSGAKVNQPREIVFLGQDGTAPLWMAAQMGHSEVVKVLLLRGADRDADRKDGSTALFKAAHKGHCNVIEELLKFSPSLGLLKNGSTALHAAVMGGNPKTIELLLKANADPGLPNKNNELPEDLTKNERILRVLRLPLLNGGS; from the exons ATGTCTTTCAAG AAGGAGACGCCGCTTGCCAACGCTGTGTTTTGGGCAGCGAGGAAAGGGAACTTGGCTTTGCTTCAGCTGTTGTTGAACAGCGGCCGAGTGGATGTCGACTGCAAAGACGGA TACGGTACCTCAGCATTAATGGTGGCTTCATACAGCGGTCATTATGAGTGTGTCCGGGAACTCATCTTGCAAGGTGCAAATATTAACCTGCAGAGAGAG ACAGGTTCCACCTCTCTCTTCTTCGCTTCACAGCAGGGCCACAATGAAATTGTCAAGCTCCTGTTTGAATTTGGAGCGTCCACAGAGTTTCGGACAAAG GACGGCGGCACGGCGCTCTCCGCAGCCTGTCAGTACGGTCACTCCAGAGTGGTGGAGACCCTTCTGAAGAACGGCGCCAACGTCCACGACCAGCTCAAT GATGGTGCGACGGCCTTATTTTTGGCGTCCCAAGAGGGTCATGTGACCGTAATACGGCAGCTTTTGTCATCCGGGGCTAAAGTCAATCAACCGCGAGA GATTGTGTTTTTGGGTCAGGATGGCACAGCTCCGCTCTGGATGGCAGCCCAGATGGGACACAGTGAGGTGGTCAAAGTTCTGCTGCTGCGAGGTGCAGACCGTGACGCAGATAGAAAa GACGGCTCCACGGCTCTGTTCAAAGCTGCACATAAAGGCCACTGTAACGTCATCGAGGAGCTCCTCAAGTTCTCTCCTTCACTCGGCCTTCTGAAG AACGGTTCTACAGCTCTTCATGCCGCCGTCATGGGCGGGAATCCAAAAACTATCGAACTTCTGCTGAAGGCAAATGCTGATCCAGGTTTACCCAACAAG AATAATGAACTGCCGGAGGATCTGACGAAGAATGAGCGCATCCTGAGAGTCCTGCGCCTGCCGCTGCTGAACGGAGGAAGTTGA